One region of Brassica napus cultivar Da-Ae chromosome A10, Da-Ae, whole genome shotgun sequence genomic DNA includes:
- the LOC125579247 gene encoding auxin-responsive protein SAUR21-like has product MALVRSLLGAKKILGRSITAASTSKRASSSAPKGFLAVYVGESQKKRYVVPISYLSQPSFQALLSKSEEEFGFDHPMGGLTIPCPEDIFINVTSRLQ; this is encoded by the coding sequence atggcTTTGGTGAGAAGTCTATTGGGTGCAAAGAAGATTCTTGGACGCTCCATAACAGCAGCTTCCACGAGCAAAAGAGCATCATCATCAGCACCAAAAGGGTTTCTTGCGGTGTACGTAGGAGAGAGccagaagaagagatatgtggTGCCAATCTCATACTTGAGCCAGCCTTCTTTTCAAGCGCTACTCAGTAAATCCGAGGAAGAGTTTGGGTTTGATCATCCGATGGGTGGCTTAACCATCCCTTGTCCTGAAGACATATTCATAAACGTAA
- the LOC125579248 gene encoding auxin-responsive protein SAUR21-like has protein sequence MAFVRNLLGAKKILGRSLSVATSKSATSAAPKGFLAVYVGEGQKKRYVVPVSYLSQPSFQALLSKSEEEFGFDHPMGGLTIPCPEDIFINVTSRLQR, from the coding sequence atggcTTTCGTGAGAAATCTATTGGGTGCAAAGAAGATTCTTGGCCGCTCCCTCTCAGTAGCAACAAGCAAAAGTGCAACCTCGGCGGCACCAAAGGGGTTTCTTGCTGTGTACGTAGGAGAGGGtcagaagaagagatatgtggTGCCAGTCTCATACTTGAGCCAGCCTTCATTTCAAGCTCTTCTCAGCAAATCCGAAGAAGAGTTTGGGTTTGATCATCCAATGGGTGGCTTAACGATCCCCTGTCCTGAAGATATCTTCATCAATGTGACTTCCCGGCTTCAACGATGA
- the LOC125579249 gene encoding auxin-responsive protein SAUR21-like, with amino-acid sequence MALLRGLLGAKKIINFSVAATSKRTVSVPKGFLAVYVGEDQVQKKRYLVPISYLNHPSFQALLGKSEEEFGFDHPMGGLTIPCPEDTFINATSQLQ; translated from the coding sequence ATGGCTTTGCTCAGAGGTCTCTTGGGTGCAAAGAAGATTATTAACTTTTCTGTAGCGGCTACAAGCAAAAGGACAGTTTCAGTGCCAAAGGGGTTTCTTGCGGTGTACGTTGGTGAAGACCAGGTGCAGAAGAAGAGATATTTGGTGCCTATCTCATATTTAAACCATCCTTCTTTTCAAGCTCTTCTTGGTAAATCGGAGGAAGAGTTTGGATTTGATCATCCAATGGGTGGCTTAACGATTCCTTGTCCTGAAGATACCTTCATCAATGCGACTTCCCAGCTTcagtga
- the LOC106426148 gene encoding auxin-responsive protein SAUR21 — MAFVRSLLGAKKILGRSAASKSATSAAPKGFLAVYVGESQKKRYVVPVSYLSQPSFQALLSKSEEEFGFDHPMGGLTIPCPEYAFIDVTSRLQ; from the coding sequence ATGGCTTTCGTGAGAAGTCTATTGGGTGCAAAGAAGATTCTTGGCCGCTCCGCAGCAAGTAAAAGTGCAACCTCGGCGGCACCAAAAGGGTTTCTTGCTGTGTACGTAGGAGAGAGtcagaagaagagatatgtggTGCCAGTCTCATACTTGAGCCAGCCTTCGTTTCAAGCTCTTCTCAGTAAATCAGAAGAAGAGTTTGGGTTCGATCATCCAATGGGTGGCTTAACGATCCCTTGTCCTGAATATGCATTCATCGATGTGACATCTCGGCTCCAATAA